A genomic segment from Pollutimonas thiosulfatoxidans encodes:
- a CDS encoding (2Fe-2S)-binding protein translates to MSKKTLVSFVLNGKPADVAVEPRELLIHTLREKCQHTGPHIGCETSHCGACTVDIDGLSVKSCTMLTVQAEGREILTVEGLAQDGELHAIQEAFMQEHGLQCGFCTPGMIVRTYRLLHEIPDPSEEEIRYWIAGNLCRCTGYQNIVKAVQHAAKKLRGIAVESSHPLMTDVAN, encoded by the coding sequence ATGAGCAAGAAAACCCTGGTGTCATTTGTGTTGAACGGCAAGCCTGCGGACGTAGCCGTCGAACCACGAGAACTACTCATACACACCCTGCGCGAGAAGTGTCAGCACACCGGCCCTCACATCGGTTGTGAAACCTCGCACTGCGGAGCCTGTACCGTCGATATCGATGGCCTGTCGGTGAAGTCGTGCACGATGCTCACCGTACAGGCCGAAGGGCGCGAGATCCTGACGGTCGAGGGGCTCGCTCAAGATGGCGAGCTGCACGCCATACAGGAAGCCTTCATGCAAGAGCACGGCCTCCAGTGCGGGTTCTGTACGCCCGGCATGATCGTGCGCACCTACCGGCTGCTGCACGAAATACCCGATCCGAGCGAAGAGGAAATCCGCTACTGGATCGCTGGCAACCTTTGCCGCTGTACGGGCTATCAAAATATCGTCAAGGCGGTCCAGCATGCAGCCAAGAAACTACGCGGCATAGCCGTCGAATCCTCGCATCCCCTAATGACGGATGTTGCCAACTAA
- a CDS encoding FAD binding domain-containing protein has product MIPRPFEYHAPQSLPEAINLLTEYGDEAKLLAGGHSLLPMMKLRFAQPGHLIDLGKIPGLKGITEVGNEIRIGSMTTENELIWSEVLQRKCPLLVEGARLISDPQVRYMGTIGGDIAHGDPGNDHPALMLALDASFVLQGPSGERVVAAADFFLGTYYTALVPNEILTEIRIPTPDARTGQCYSKLKRKVGDFATAASAVLLRMDGTSVDYVSIALTNLGPVAFKASEAESFLLGKELNEQTIQQACQLTMSACDPVADLRGDIKYKIAMAGVMTDRALRTAHSRATR; this is encoded by the coding sequence GTGATACCTCGTCCATTCGAGTACCACGCGCCGCAAAGCCTGCCCGAAGCAATAAACCTGCTGACAGAGTACGGCGACGAAGCCAAGCTGCTGGCTGGCGGCCACAGCTTGCTGCCCATGATGAAATTACGTTTCGCACAGCCGGGCCACCTGATCGACCTGGGCAAGATCCCCGGCCTCAAGGGCATAACAGAGGTCGGCAATGAGATCCGCATCGGTTCAATGACGACCGAGAACGAACTGATCTGGTCGGAGGTGCTGCAGCGCAAATGCCCGTTGCTCGTCGAAGGCGCGCGCCTGATCTCCGATCCCCAGGTACGCTATATGGGCACCATAGGCGGAGACATCGCCCATGGCGACCCCGGCAATGATCACCCTGCCCTCATGCTGGCTCTGGACGCAAGCTTCGTCCTTCAAGGCCCCTCGGGCGAACGCGTCGTAGCGGCCGCCGACTTCTTCCTCGGCACTTACTACACGGCACTGGTACCGAACGAGATCCTTACCGAGATCCGCATCCCCACACCCGATGCGCGCACCGGGCAGTGCTACAGCAAGCTCAAGCGGAAAGTTGGCGACTTCGCCACAGCCGCCAGCGCCGTGTTGCTGCGCATGGACGGAACCTCGGTAGATTATGTTTCCATTGCGCTGACCAATCTCGGTCCTGTGGCATTCAAAGCCTCCGAGGCGGAATCCTTCCTGCTGGGAAAAGAACTCAACGAGCAAACCATTCAGCAAGCCTGCCAGTTGACCATGTCGGCCTGCGATCCCGTGGCCGACCTGCGCGGCGACATCAAATACAAGATAGCCATGGCCGGTGTCATGACGGATCGCGCCTTGCGTACCGCCCACTCGCGCGCCACACGCTGA
- a CDS encoding LytTR family DNA-binding domain-containing protein — translation MRKTQQSETFQHRLEQFNPGMVWLDPSNRVTALNDVAMQILGPAAEQSLGVEKSGLLGLNVLQLHPERSRSKLSFILDSQAPVGCPIQSPPPVAMMINIPDKVLMVKVSKMIGAGGIVGTCMVFYDLTDATTMPAAPATAQVLPPRRLYKIPVYRKNRVVLIELSEVLRFEGDGHYTTIATRDDRYLSNLSLTDLEKRLDPEVYVRVHRSHIVSIRDIIELVRNKDSVSLRMTGHEQSLIPVSRAKVAQLKDLLGIV, via the coding sequence TTGCGGAAAACCCAACAATCTGAAACCTTTCAGCATCGGCTCGAACAGTTCAATCCGGGCATGGTGTGGCTGGACCCGTCCAATCGGGTGACGGCCTTGAACGACGTGGCCATGCAGATTCTTGGTCCCGCGGCAGAGCAGTCATTGGGAGTCGAGAAAAGCGGCTTGCTGGGGCTGAACGTATTGCAGTTGCACCCCGAACGCAGCCGCAGCAAACTTAGCTTCATCCTTGATTCTCAGGCGCCTGTGGGCTGTCCCATCCAGTCGCCCCCTCCGGTCGCCATGATGATCAACATTCCCGACAAGGTGTTGATGGTAAAGGTCTCGAAAATGATCGGGGCTGGCGGTATAGTCGGCACCTGCATGGTGTTTTACGACCTGACTGATGCCACGACCATGCCGGCGGCGCCTGCTACAGCGCAGGTTCTGCCGCCCAGGCGCCTGTATAAGATCCCGGTGTATCGCAAGAATCGCGTTGTTCTTATCGAGCTAAGCGAAGTCCTGCGCTTTGAGGGCGATGGCCACTACACCACTATTGCAACCAGAGATGATCGCTATCTATCCAATCTTTCGCTGACGGACCTGGAGAAAAGGCTGGATCCGGAAGTTTATGTAAGGGTGCACCGCAGCCATATTGTCAGTATCCGGGACATTATCGAGCTGGTGCGCAACAAAGATTCCGTCAGCTTGAGAATGACAGGCCATGAACAATCGCTGATTCCGGTTAGTCGCGCGAAGGTCGCACAGCTGAAGGACCTTTTGGGCATCGTCTAG